A portion of the Symphalangus syndactylus isolate Jambi chromosome 13, NHGRI_mSymSyn1-v2.1_pri, whole genome shotgun sequence genome contains these proteins:
- the SSBP4 gene encoding single-stranded DNA-binding protein 4 isoform X31 produces the protein MGSMAPGDAMAAGPMAAGFFQPFMSPRFPGGPRPTLRMPSQPPAGLPGSQPLLPGAMEPSPRAQGHPSMGGPMQRVTPPRGMASVGPQSYGGGMRPPPNSLAGPGLPAMNMGPGVRGPWASPSGNSIPYSSSSPGSYTGPPGGGGPPGTPIMPSPGDSTNSSENMYTIMNSIGPGAGRANFPLGPGPEGPMAAMSAMEPHHVNGSLGSGDMDGLPKSSPGAVAGLSNAPGTPRDDGEMAAAGTFLHPFPSESYSPGMTMSV, from the exons ATGGGGAGTATGGCCCCAGGTGACGCAATGGCCGCAGGCCCCATGGCTGCTGGCTTCTTCCAG CCCTTCATGTCACCGCGCTTCCCAGGGGGCCCCCGGCCCACCCTGCGGATGCCGAGTCAG CCTCCCGCAGGCCTCCCCggctcccagcccctcctccctggcGCCATGGAGCCCTCCCCACGAGCCCAGG GGCATCCGAGCATGGGCGGCCCAATGCAGAGGGTGACGCCTCCTCGTGGCATGGCCAGCGTGGGGCCCCAG AGCTATGGAGGCGGCATGCGACCCCCACCCAACTCCCTTGCCGGCCCAGGCCTGCCTGCCATGAACAT GGGCCCAGGAGTTCGTGGCCCGTGGGCCAGCCCCAGTGGAAACTCG ATCCCCTACTCCTCCTCATCCCCTGGCAGCTACACG GGACCCCCAGGAGGAGGTGGGCCCCCTGGAACACCCATCATGCCTAGCCCTGGAG ATTCTACCAACTCCAGCGAAAACATGTACACTATAATGAACTCCATCGGGCCGGGCGCCGGCAGGGCTAAT TTCCCGCTCGGCCCTGGCCCGGAGGGCCCCATGGCCGCCATGAGCGCGATGGAGCCTCACCACGTGAACGGATCCCTGG GCTCGGGCGACATGGACGGGTTGCCGAAG AGCTCTCCCGGCGCCGTGGCCGGCCTGAGCAACGCCCCGGGCACCCCGCGGGACGACGGCGAGATGGCGGCCGCCGGGACCTTCCTGCACCCGTTCCCGAGCGAAAGC TACTCGCCAGGGATGACCATGAGCGTGTGA
- the SSBP4 gene encoding single-stranded DNA-binding protein 4 isoform X12: MYAKGGKGSAVPSDSQAREKLALYVYEYLLHIGAQKSAQTFLSEIRWEKNITLGEPPGFLHSWWCVFWDLYCAAPDRREACEHSGEAKAFQDYSAAAAPSPVMGSMAPGDAMAAGPMAAGFFQPFMSPRFPGGPRPTLRMPSQPPAGLPGSQPLLPGAMEPSPRAQGHPSMGGPMQRVTPPRGMASVGPQVRVEPWWSYGGGMRPPPNSLAGPGLPAMNMGPGVRGPWASPSGNSGPPGGGGPPGTPIMPSPGDSTNSSENMYTIMNSIGPGAGRANFPLGPGPEGPMAAMSAMEPHHVNGSLGSGDMDGLPKSSPGAVAGLSNAPGTPRDDGEMAAAGTFLHPFPSESYSPGMTMSV, translated from the exons GTTGGCGCTGTATGTCTATGAGTACTTGCTGCACATCGGTGCCCAGAAGTCAGCCCAGACCTTCCTGTCTGAG ATCCGATGGGAGAAGAACATCACGCTGGGGGAGCCCCCCGGGTTCCTGCACTCTTGGTGGTG CGTCTTCTGGGACCTGTACTGCGCGGCGCCTGACCGAAGAGAGGCCTGCGAGCACTCCGGCGAGGCCAAGGCCTTCCAGGACTAT AGCGCAGCAGCCGCCCCCAGCCCTGTGATGGGGAGTATGGCCCCAGGTGACGCAATGGCCGCAGGCCCCATGGCTGCTGGCTTCTTCCAG CCCTTCATGTCACCGCGCTTCCCAGGGGGCCCCCGGCCCACCCTGCGGATGCCGAGTCAG CCTCCCGCAGGCCTCCCCggctcccagcccctcctccctggcGCCATGGAGCCCTCCCCACGAGCCCAGG GGCATCCGAGCATGGGCGGCCCAATGCAGAGGGTGACGCCTCCTCGTGGCATGGCCAGCGTGGGGCCCCAGGTAAGAGTGGAGCCCTGGTGG AGCTATGGAGGCGGCATGCGACCCCCACCCAACTCCCTTGCCGGCCCAGGCCTGCCTGCCATGAACAT GGGCCCAGGAGTTCGTGGCCCGTGGGCCAGCCCCAGTGGAAACTCG GGACCCCCAGGAGGAGGTGGGCCCCCTGGAACACCCATCATGCCTAGCCCTGGAG ATTCTACCAACTCCAGCGAAAACATGTACACTATAATGAACTCCATCGGGCCGGGCGCCGGCAGGGCTAAT TTCCCGCTCGGCCCTGGCCCGGAGGGCCCCATGGCCGCCATGAGCGCGATGGAGCCTCACCACGTGAACGGATCCCTGG GCTCGGGCGACATGGACGGGTTGCCGAAG AGCTCTCCCGGCGCCGTGGCCGGCCTGAGCAACGCCCCGGGCACCCCGCGGGACGACGGCGAGATGGCGGCCGCCGGGACCTTCCTGCACCCGTTCCCGAGCGAAAGC TACTCGCCAGGGATGACCATGAGCGTGTGA